A section of the Candidatus Cloacimonadota bacterium genome encodes:
- a CDS encoding acetate uptake transporter: MENKLANPAPLGLMGFGMTTVLLNIHNAGFFPISAMILSMGIFYGGMAQIFAGIMEFKKGNSFATTAFTSYGLFWISLVFIWVFPKLGWSQETPLAYMGWYLFMWGLFTFFMWIGTFGKNRALQFVFLSLTILFWLLAIRDWTGNELIGIIAGWEGIICGLSAIYLAMAEIINESHGKTVLPIGERQVT; this comes from the coding sequence ATGGAAAATAAATTAGCAAATCCAGCCCCACTTGGTTTAATGGGTTTTGGTATGACTACTGTCCTTTTAAATATTCATAATGCCGGATTCTTTCCTATTAGTGCTATGATCCTTAGTATGGGAATATTCTACGGCGGTATGGCTCAAATATTTGCTGGTATTATGGAGTTTAAAAAAGGAAATTCATTTGCAACTACTGCTTTTACTTCTTACGGGCTTTTCTGGATATCATTAGTCTTTATCTGGGTTTTCCCTAAACTTGGATGGTCACAAGAAACTCCACTTGCTTATATGGGTTGGTATCTCTTCATGTGGGGATTATTTACTTTCTTTATGTGGATAGGAACTTTCGGAAAAAATCGAGCTCTGCAATTCGTATTCCTATCTTTGACCATTTTATTTTGGTTACTGGCAATAAGAGATTGGACAGGTAATGAATTGATCGGGATAATAGCTGGCTGGGAAGGTATTATTTGTGGTTTATCAGCTATATATCTGGCAATGGCTGAAATAATCAATGAATCACATGGAAAAACTGTTTTACCGATAGGTGAAAGACAAGTTACTTAA
- a CDS encoding riboflavin synthase, whose amino-acid sequence MLLEDAILFKYIMFTGIIQEIGTVRKCLQKGTSKVIVIECTNMLADLTLGDSIACDGLCLTVSDFSNNSITVEAMPETIKTTTLSLWYPGYQVNLERALRADSKLDGHIVQGHVDCITSVLQIIHHTGSLIIEFALPSLYKNFIVDKGSIAVNGVSLTVASLNTGSFSVSIVTFTQEHTNLNNLKPGSKVNLEFDIIGKYINRFLTNANQQLTREKLLEKGF is encoded by the coding sequence ATGCTCTTAGAAGACGCTATCCTATTTAAGTATATTATGTTCACTGGTATTATTCAAGAAATCGGCACAGTAAGAAAATGCTTACAAAAAGGAACAAGCAAGGTTATTGTCATTGAATGTACTAACATGTTAGCAGATCTAACATTAGGTGATAGCATTGCTTGTGACGGATTATGTCTTACCGTTTCGGACTTCTCTAATAACAGTATCACTGTTGAAGCAATGCCAGAAACTATTAAGACAACAACACTTAGTCTGTGGTATCCAGGTTATCAGGTGAATCTCGAAAGAGCCCTTAGAGCCGACTCTAAGCTTGATGGACATATTGTTCAAGGACATGTAGATTGCATCACAAGTGTCTTACAGATTATACATCATACTGGTAGCTTGATCATTGAATTTGCTTTACCGTCTCTCTATAAGAATTTCATTGTAGATAAAGGTTCTATTGCAGTTAATGGAGTTAGCTTGACAGTAGCTTCCCTGAATACCGGTTCTTTCTCTGTTTCAATTGTGACGTTTACTCAAGAGCACACTAATCTAAACAACTTAAAACCGGGTAGTAAAGTGAATTTGGAATTCGATATCATAGGAAAATATATCAACCGTTTCTTAACAAATGCAAACCAACAACTAACAAGGGAGAAACTTCTTGAAAAGGGCTTTTAA
- a CDS encoding Ig-like domain-containing protein, whose translation MKRAFKLSFIVLFVLLLNACGNRRAPTGGEVDTESPVIVSIIPEQFSDITDQNIEITFSKPIDRSSIYEGERGILFYPLIDDKRFRWSDNNLIIEINEELKQDRNYFLTLSKQIRDLRRNSLEEDYLFVFHTGVLTNNRVFGNIRYEVTDDIGKEISLSLLSADSLRIFSKIISGRNYNLENIDDGDFILRAFIDKNNNRRYDRGTEPYFETAFSAVRNKEVNLFLDYYDDTKPDIQSIRAENNSLIRVTFTKPVKSIADLQITTADSLQKSLNIRDYDIIDKQLEIVTVAMDSVSYSLTLLDTRDFKNNISNELVMEYLGNNVIDDIQPAIVNSIPRNGGIVDNLTPSLIITFNKFMTVDNIDMLMINTITGEKIPIKLQRDSSRQFTVIPQKNLTNRTPYHLEIFDSSKDMSGNTLANTYVLQFLPISPDF comes from the coding sequence TTGAAAAGGGCTTTTAAACTATCTTTTATTGTTTTGTTCGTTTTATTACTTAATGCATGTGGTAACAGAAGAGCCCCAACAGGTGGTGAAGTTGATACTGAGAGTCCTGTTATAGTATCAATCATCCCTGAACAATTCAGTGACATTACTGATCAGAATATTGAAATTACTTTTTCTAAACCCATTGATCGATCTTCTATCTATGAAGGTGAAAGAGGAATTTTGTTCTATCCTCTTATAGATGATAAAAGATTCCGGTGGAGTGATAATAATCTGATCATTGAGATCAATGAAGAGTTAAAGCAAGATCGAAATTACTTTCTGACACTATCTAAACAAATCAGAGATTTAAGAAGAAATAGTCTGGAAGAGGATTATCTCTTTGTTTTCCATACCGGCGTACTCACAAACAATAGAGTTTTTGGTAATATCCGTTATGAAGTAACAGATGATATTGGTAAGGAGATTTCACTCTCTCTCCTATCAGCAGACAGTCTCAGAATTTTTAGTAAGATTATTAGCGGAAGAAATTATAATCTTGAGAATATTGATGATGGTGATTTCATTCTAAGAGCATTTATTGATAAAAATAACAACAGAAGATACGATAGAGGAACTGAACCATATTTTGAGACTGCTTTCTCTGCTGTTAGGAATAAAGAAGTTAATCTTTTCTTAGATTATTACGACGATACTAAACCTGATATTCAATCTATTCGAGCTGAGAATAATTCTCTCATCAGGGTTACTTTTACTAAACCAGTTAAATCTATTGCCGACTTACAGATAACAACTGCTGATTCTCTGCAAAAATCTCTCAATATTCGTGATTATGATATTATAGATAAACAACTAGAGATTGTTACAGTTGCCATGGATTCAGTTTCCTATTCACTTACGCTGTTAGATACAAGAGATTTTAAAAACAATATCTCTAACGAACTAGTTATGGAATACCTTGGAAATAATGTGATTGATGACATTCAACCAGCAATAGTAAATTCGATACCTCGAAATGGTGGTATAGTCGACAATTTAACCCCTTCACTAATAATTACTTTTAATAAATTTATGACTGTTGATAATATTGATATGCTAATGATCAATACTATCACAGGTGAAAAGATACCAATTAAGTTGCAACGTGATAGCTCCAGACAATTTACAGTAATTCCACAAAAAAATCTTACTAATCGTACGCCCTATCATTTAGAAATTTTTGATAGCTCTAAGGATATGTCTGGCAACACCTTAGCCAATACTTACGTCTTGCAGTTTTTACCTATATCCCCTGATTTTTAA
- the rsmI gene encoding 16S rRNA (cytidine(1402)-2'-O)-methyltransferase: MNKGTLYIIPTPIGNLGDITYRAVETLKNVALIGAEDTRHSALLLKYYQISTPTISYHKFNERSRIDKFLALLEEGKDVAIISDAGTPGISDPAAIVIKEAIINDFNVCTLPGATALLPALVSSGLNTERFLFCGFLPAKESEQKKLFEEIAPLTSTLIFYEAPHRITTFLKKLYDNLGDREVTIGRELTKKFETYYRNKLSYFIENNDVIKHKGEIVIICEGFPEEKEITDEEILNCINNLLENGETTSYAVNKVSKELKIPKNRVYALAHKKDENDK; encoded by the coding sequence ATGAATAAAGGTACTTTGTACATTATTCCAACCCCCATAGGTAATCTGGGAGATATAACTTATCGGGCTGTGGAAACTTTAAAAAATGTTGCTTTAATTGGTGCAGAGGATACAAGACATTCTGCACTACTACTAAAATACTATCAGATTAGCACGCCAACAATCAGTTACCATAAGTTTAATGAAAGGAGTAGAATAGATAAATTTTTGGCATTGCTTGAAGAAGGTAAGGATGTTGCCATTATTTCTGATGCAGGCACTCCGGGAATATCGGATCCGGCAGCTATTGTAATCAAAGAAGCTATCATAAACGATTTTAATGTTTGCACATTACCCGGAGCTACTGCCTTACTACCCGCTTTAGTAAGTTCCGGATTAAATACGGAAAGATTTCTCTTCTGCGGTTTTTTACCAGCTAAAGAGAGTGAGCAAAAAAAACTCTTTGAAGAAATAGCACCCTTGACTTCTACTTTAATTTTTTACGAAGCCCCACATAGAATAACTACTTTTCTGAAGAAGTTATACGATAATCTCGGAGACCGAGAAGTAACTATTGGCAGAGAATTAACAAAGAAATTCGAAACCTATTATCGAAACAAATTGAGTTACTTCATCGAAAACAATGATGTTATTAAGCATAAGGGAGAAATTGTTATTATATGTGAAGGTTTCCCCGAAGAAAAGGAAATTACTGACGAAGAGATCCTGAATTGTATCAACAACTTATTAGAAAATGGTGAAACTACAAGTTACGCGGTTAACAAAGTAAGTAAAGAACTCAAGATACCAAAAAACAGAGTTTATGCTTTAGCTCATAAAAAAGATGAAAATGATAAGTAG
- the recR gene encoding recombination mediator RecR, giving the protein MKFNKTLDELKNGLKQLPGVGEKTAQRYALYLLNQDKEKAIDLADTIKEAVELHSYCPKCNMLSDSNPCSICADPDRDKRLICIVENTYDVYLIENTGEYSGFYFVLGHLLSPMDGIGTNEIHLPELLKSIEASEIEEIILALNPSTEGETTIELIATEIAHLNKKITRLSTGLPFGGNIEYSSPITLSNALRRRYPI; this is encoded by the coding sequence ATGAAATTCAATAAAACACTTGATGAGCTTAAGAATGGTTTGAAGCAACTACCGGGTGTAGGAGAAAAAACCGCTCAAAGATATGCCCTATATCTGCTCAATCAGGACAAAGAAAAAGCCATAGACTTAGCTGATACTATCAAAGAGGCAGTAGAACTACACTCATATTGCCCAAAATGTAATATGTTGAGTGATTCTAATCCCTGTTCAATATGTGCTGACCCGGATCGTGATAAGAGGCTTATTTGTATTGTTGAGAATACTTACGATGTATACTTGATCGAAAATACTGGAGAATACTCCGGTTTTTATTTTGTTTTAGGTCACCTACTATCTCCAATGGACGGTATCGGAACAAATGAAATTCATCTTCCGGAGCTTCTTAAAAGTATAGAAGCATCGGAGATCGAAGAAATCATACTGGCATTAAATCCATCTACTGAGGGTGAAACTACTATAGAACTCATTGCCACAGAGATAGCACATTTGAATAAAAAAATAACTCGTCTTTCAACCGGCTTACCTTTCGGTGGTAACATTGAGTATAGCAGCCCAATAACACTTTCTAATGCTCTTAGAAGACGCTATCCTATTTAA
- a CDS encoding YbaB/EbfC family nucleoid-associated protein: MFPGGKKGLKDLMNQAKKMQDDLAKAQEELANKTVEATSGGGMVKLEMNGKYEIKKLKIDPEVIDPNDAEMLEDLIIAAFNEAHEKIARNSQEEMSKLTGGINIPGLM; the protein is encoded by the coding sequence ATGTTCCCAGGTGGAAAGAAAGGTTTGAAAGACCTTATGAATCAAGCTAAGAAGATGCAAGATGACTTAGCTAAAGCACAAGAAGAACTTGCTAATAAGACTGTCGAAGCTACTTCTGGTGGCGGTATGGTTAAACTCGAAATGAACGGCAAATATGAGATAAAAAAGCTAAAAATTGATCCGGAAGTTATAGATCCAAATGATGCTGAAATGCTTGAGGATCTTATAATTGCTGCATTTAACGAAGCTCACGAAAAAATAGCTCGCAATTCTCAGGAAGAGATGTCAAAATTAACTGGTGGTATAAATATTCCCGGTTTGATGTAA